In Macadamia integrifolia cultivar HAES 741 chromosome 1, SCU_Mint_v3, whole genome shotgun sequence, a single window of DNA contains:
- the LOC122069366 gene encoding pentatricopeptide repeat-containing protein At2g29760, chloroplastic-like — MVTVIFPAKSIANAKQPPIDQPSKTRSPADSLLFYHQTVSEGRFPNKRTLTSAIKACTFVLAVIEGKAIHAQIIKNESNADRFLASALVSFYSACGELNSARQVFDEISEKDTTLRTTMMVAYVQNGAADMARCLFDEMPDRDVASWNAMLSGYAQNGMPRDAIQLFRAMQISNCRPNDITLVSTLSACSQLGCLSLGAWIHAYIIRSGYISFTSTLTNSLIHMYAKCGRLDIAYDVFAENGPRNLETWNTMLTSFAIHGCGVCALSLFCQMMKMGLMPDRITFLAILMACSHCGMIDHAYKCFDCMCRVYGVEPQAEYYGCLVDVLARSGLLVEAMMVVEEMPFEPDISVWGAVLGGCLTHGNYKLGIRAANHLLEQEPYEEARYIALSNLYAMAGKLEEAVKVRKVMRDAGIKKISGSSSIEVDGCIHDFLSGDRSHCRSMEIYSMVEIIDRSLELENSRSLLNTEDYKISSR, encoded by the coding sequence ATGGTGACCGTTATCTTTCCCGCTAAATCAATTGCAAACGCGAAACAGCCCCCAATTGACCAACCATCAAAAACCCGAAGCCCGGCcgattctcttctcttttaccatCAAACTGTAAGCGAAGGACGCTTTCCCAATAAACGCACACTTACCTCAGCCATTAAAGCCTGCACATTCGTCCTCGCGGTGATAGAAGGCAAAGCCATCCACGCCCAAATCATTAAAAATGAATCCAATGCCGATAGGTTCCTCGCTAGTGCTCTCGTTTCCTTTTACTCTGCTTGTGGTGAGTTGAACTCAGCTCGACAAGTGTTTGATGAGATCAGTGAGAAAGACACTACACTACGAACCACCATGATGGTGGCCTATGTACAAAATGGTGCTGCTGATATGGCTCGTTGTCTGTTCGATGAAATGCCCGATAGAGATGTTGCTTCATGGAATGCCATGTTAAGTGGGTATGCACAAAACGGAATGCCTAGGGATGCAATCCAACTGTTTCGGGCTATGCAAATTAGCAACTGTAGGCCTAATGATATCACACTAGTAAGTACCCTTTCTGCGTGTTCTCAATTGGGCTGTCTGTCTCTGGGAGCATGGATTCATGCCTATATCATCAGAAGCGGTTACATTAGCTTTACTTCGACTTTGACTAATTCACTCATCCATATGTATGCAAAGTGTGGTCGATTGGATATTGCTTATGATGTCTTTGCTGAGAATGGGCCTAGGAATTTAGAAACTTGGAATACTATGTTGACCAGTTTTGCTATCCATGGATGTGGTGTGTGTGCTCTGTCTCTTTTCtgtcagatgatgaagatggGTTTAATGCCTGATAGGATTACTTTTCTTGCAATTTTGATGGCTTGTAGTCATTGTGGTATGATAGATCACGCCTATAAATGTTTTGACTGCATGTGCCGAGTTTATGGTGTTGAACCTCAGGCTGAGTATTATGGTTGTTTGGTAGATGTTCTTGCCCGTAGCGGCCTTTTAGTGGAGGCAATGATGGTCGTGGAAGAAATGCCCTTTGAACCTGATATCAGTGTATGGGGTGCTGTACTAGGTGGTTGCTTGACTCATGGAAATTACAAACTGGGCATACGCGCTGCGAATCACCTTCTGGAGCAAGAACCATATGAAGAGGCTCGTTACATAGCCCTGTCCAATCTTTATGCCATGGCTGGGAAACTTGAGGAAGCTGTCAAGGTGAGGAAGGTGATGAGAGATGCAGGGATCAAGAAGATCTCTGGAAGTAGTTCAATTGAAGTTGATGGTTGTATTCATGATTTCTTATCTGGGGATAGATCACATTGTCGGTCAATGGAGATATACTCCATGGTTGAGATAATCGATAGATCACTTGAATTGGAAAATAGCAGAAGTCTTTTGAATACAGAGGATTATAAAATATCAAGTAGATAA